The following are from one region of the Magallana gigas chromosome 6, xbMagGiga1.1, whole genome shotgun sequence genome:
- the LOC117680549 gene encoding uncharacterized protein isoform X2, with the protein MSYFLSLKKNILDSKMQDSWESAPEEMWLGQAKFEAYKHKSMRYQRGRGTCVLFILDFSESMRGEGIKTLKRAVSDILDEFSKHPELDENVAVIVFGKETKFLQYYSNRYTTINQSIDLEPIGASPLTAAFLLALGGLYEGSASTHVVGDFLLPPRVVVFTDGRLTNFADNGAKEHEADFFPSHQLLTPLFSITHRIGKNHPIYCFPIGDTPNISLLHTISIKSKGGQMLDTGRARWFGRYTLHYRTADTIYRMTNKTIVDRGILNNFVQSIMNGQAYQEEDLDKIRELLNNRAQIMVDQVYDDEDSEDEFYKEKYTVPRVGTRVRRGPHWIYENQDCESAGTIV; encoded by the exons ATGTCCTATTtccttagtttaaaaaaaaatattttagactCCAAAATGCAG gaTTCTTGGGAAAGTGCGCCGGAGGAAATGTGGCTGGGTCAGGCCAAGTTTGAAGCTTATAAGC ATAAATCGATGCGCTATCAGAGAGGAAGGGGTACATGTGTTCTCTTTATCCTTGATTTCTCTGAAAGTATGCGAGGAGAAggaattaaaactttaaagcGAGCAGTATCAGATATTCTAGATG AATTTTCTAAACACCCAGAACTAGATGAGAACGTTGCCGTTATAGTTTTTGGGAAAGAGACGAAATTTCTACAATATTACTCAAATCGTTATACGACGATTAATCAAAGCATAG ATTTGGAGCCCATTGGCGCCTCTCCACTCACAGCGGCCTTTTTGCTAGCCCTAGGCGGTCTGTATGAGGGTTCAG CTAGCACACATGTAGTAGGAGACTTTCTGTTGCCTCCAAGGGTAGTTGTGTTTACAGACGGTAGACTTACAAATTTTGCTGATAACGGCGCAAAAGAACACGAAGCAGATTTCTTCCCCAGCCATCAA TTATTGACTCCGCTTTTTTCCATAACGCATCGGATTGGAAAAAACCATCCGATTTATTGCTTCCCCATTGGTGATACTCCTAATATT AGTTTACTACAcacaatttcaataaaatctaAAGGAGGTCAAATGTTGGACACTGGCAGGGCGAGATGGTTTGGAAGATATACACTTCATTAT AGAACAGCAGATACCATTTACAGAATGACAAACAAGACCATTGTGGATAGAGGGATCTTGAATAACTTTGTCCAGTCTATAATGAATGGGCAGGCATACCAGGAAGAGGATTTA GACAAAATACGCGAGTTACTGAACAACAGAGCTCAAATCATGGTGGATCAAGTCTACGACGATGAAGACTCAGAAGATGAGTTTTACAAAGAGAAATACACTGTTCCTAGAGTAGGAACAAGGGTACGCCGTGGACCCCACTGGATATATGAGAACCAGGATTGTGAAAGTGCCGGAACAATTGTTTGA
- the LOC117680549 gene encoding uncharacterized protein isoform X3, protein MSYFLSLKKNILDSKMQDSWESAPEEMWLGQAKFEAYKHKSMRYQRGRGTCVLFILDFSESMRGEGIKTLKRAVSDILDEFSKHPELDENVAVIVFGKETKFLQYYSNRYTTINQSIEDLEPIGASPLTAAFLLALGGLYEGSASTHVVGDFLLPPRVVVFTDGRLTNFADNGAKEHEADFFPSHQSLLHTISIKSKGGQMLDTGRARWFGRYTLHYRTADTIYRMTNKTIVDRGILNNFVQSIMNGQAYQEEDLDKIRELLNNRAQIMVDQVYDDEDSEDEFYKEKYTVPRVGTRVRRGPHWIYENQDCESAGTIV, encoded by the exons ATGTCCTATTtccttagtttaaaaaaaaatattttagactCCAAAATGCAG gaTTCTTGGGAAAGTGCGCCGGAGGAAATGTGGCTGGGTCAGGCCAAGTTTGAAGCTTATAAGC ATAAATCGATGCGCTATCAGAGAGGAAGGGGTACATGTGTTCTCTTTATCCTTGATTTCTCTGAAAGTATGCGAGGAGAAggaattaaaactttaaagcGAGCAGTATCAGATATTCTAGATG AATTTTCTAAACACCCAGAACTAGATGAGAACGTTGCCGTTATAGTTTTTGGGAAAGAGACGAAATTTCTACAATATTACTCAAATCGTTATACGACGATTAATCAAAGCATAG AAGATTTGGAGCCCATTGGCGCCTCTCCACTCACAGCGGCCTTTTTGCTAGCCCTAGGCGGTCTGTATGAGGGTTCAG CTAGCACACATGTAGTAGGAGACTTTCTGTTGCCTCCAAGGGTAGTTGTGTTTACAGACGGTAGACTTACAAATTTTGCTGATAACGGCGCAAAAGAACACGAAGCAGATTTCTTCCCCAGCCATCAA AGTTTACTACAcacaatttcaataaaatctaAAGGAGGTCAAATGTTGGACACTGGCAGGGCGAGATGGTTTGGAAGATATACACTTCATTAT AGAACAGCAGATACCATTTACAGAATGACAAACAAGACCATTGTGGATAGAGGGATCTTGAATAACTTTGTCCAGTCTATAATGAATGGGCAGGCATACCAGGAAGAGGATTTA GACAAAATACGCGAGTTACTGAACAACAGAGCTCAAATCATGGTGGATCAAGTCTACGACGATGAAGACTCAGAAGATGAGTTTTACAAAGAGAAATACACTGTTCCTAGAGTAGGAACAAGGGTACGCCGTGGACCCCACTGGATATATGAGAACCAGGATTGTGAAAGTGCCGGAACAATTGTTTGA
- the LOC117680549 gene encoding uncharacterized protein isoform X1 yields MSYFLSLKKNILDSKMQDSWESAPEEMWLGQAKFEAYKHKSMRYQRGRGTCVLFILDFSESMRGEGIKTLKRAVSDILDEFSKHPELDENVAVIVFGKETKFLQYYSNRYTTINQSIEDLEPIGASPLTAAFLLALGGLYEGSASTHVVGDFLLPPRVVVFTDGRLTNFADNGAKEHEADFFPSHQLLTPLFSITHRIGKNHPIYCFPIGDTPNISLLHTISIKSKGGQMLDTGRARWFGRYTLHYRTADTIYRMTNKTIVDRGILNNFVQSIMNGQAYQEEDLDKIRELLNNRAQIMVDQVYDDEDSEDEFYKEKYTVPRVGTRVRRGPHWIYENQDCESAGTIV; encoded by the exons ATGTCCTATTtccttagtttaaaaaaaaatattttagactCCAAAATGCAG gaTTCTTGGGAAAGTGCGCCGGAGGAAATGTGGCTGGGTCAGGCCAAGTTTGAAGCTTATAAGC ATAAATCGATGCGCTATCAGAGAGGAAGGGGTACATGTGTTCTCTTTATCCTTGATTTCTCTGAAAGTATGCGAGGAGAAggaattaaaactttaaagcGAGCAGTATCAGATATTCTAGATG AATTTTCTAAACACCCAGAACTAGATGAGAACGTTGCCGTTATAGTTTTTGGGAAAGAGACGAAATTTCTACAATATTACTCAAATCGTTATACGACGATTAATCAAAGCATAG AAGATTTGGAGCCCATTGGCGCCTCTCCACTCACAGCGGCCTTTTTGCTAGCCCTAGGCGGTCTGTATGAGGGTTCAG CTAGCACACATGTAGTAGGAGACTTTCTGTTGCCTCCAAGGGTAGTTGTGTTTACAGACGGTAGACTTACAAATTTTGCTGATAACGGCGCAAAAGAACACGAAGCAGATTTCTTCCCCAGCCATCAA TTATTGACTCCGCTTTTTTCCATAACGCATCGGATTGGAAAAAACCATCCGATTTATTGCTTCCCCATTGGTGATACTCCTAATATT AGTTTACTACAcacaatttcaataaaatctaAAGGAGGTCAAATGTTGGACACTGGCAGGGCGAGATGGTTTGGAAGATATACACTTCATTAT AGAACAGCAGATACCATTTACAGAATGACAAACAAGACCATTGTGGATAGAGGGATCTTGAATAACTTTGTCCAGTCTATAATGAATGGGCAGGCATACCAGGAAGAGGATTTA GACAAAATACGCGAGTTACTGAACAACAGAGCTCAAATCATGGTGGATCAAGTCTACGACGATGAAGACTCAGAAGATGAGTTTTACAAAGAGAAATACACTGTTCCTAGAGTAGGAACAAGGGTACGCCGTGGACCCCACTGGATATATGAGAACCAGGATTGTGAAAGTGCCGGAACAATTGTTTGA
- the LOC117680549 gene encoding uncharacterized protein isoform X4: MRYQRGRGTCVLFILDFSESMRGEGIKTLKRAVSDILDEFSKHPELDENVAVIVFGKETKFLQYYSNRYTTINQSIEDLEPIGASPLTAAFLLALGGLYEGSASTHVVGDFLLPPRVVVFTDGRLTNFADNGAKEHEADFFPSHQLLTPLFSITHRIGKNHPIYCFPIGDTPNISLLHTISIKSKGGQMLDTGRARWFGRYTLHYRTADTIYRMTNKTIVDRGILNNFVQSIMNGQAYQEEDLDKIRELLNNRAQIMVDQVYDDEDSEDEFYKEKYTVPRVGTRVRRGPHWIYENQDCESAGTIV; the protein is encoded by the exons ATGCGCTATCAGAGAGGAAGGGGTACATGTGTTCTCTTTATCCTTGATTTCTCTGAAAGTATGCGAGGAGAAggaattaaaactttaaagcGAGCAGTATCAGATATTCTAGATG AATTTTCTAAACACCCAGAACTAGATGAGAACGTTGCCGTTATAGTTTTTGGGAAAGAGACGAAATTTCTACAATATTACTCAAATCGTTATACGACGATTAATCAAAGCATAG AAGATTTGGAGCCCATTGGCGCCTCTCCACTCACAGCGGCCTTTTTGCTAGCCCTAGGCGGTCTGTATGAGGGTTCAG CTAGCACACATGTAGTAGGAGACTTTCTGTTGCCTCCAAGGGTAGTTGTGTTTACAGACGGTAGACTTACAAATTTTGCTGATAACGGCGCAAAAGAACACGAAGCAGATTTCTTCCCCAGCCATCAA TTATTGACTCCGCTTTTTTCCATAACGCATCGGATTGGAAAAAACCATCCGATTTATTGCTTCCCCATTGGTGATACTCCTAATATT AGTTTACTACAcacaatttcaataaaatctaAAGGAGGTCAAATGTTGGACACTGGCAGGGCGAGATGGTTTGGAAGATATACACTTCATTAT AGAACAGCAGATACCATTTACAGAATGACAAACAAGACCATTGTGGATAGAGGGATCTTGAATAACTTTGTCCAGTCTATAATGAATGGGCAGGCATACCAGGAAGAGGATTTA GACAAAATACGCGAGTTACTGAACAACAGAGCTCAAATCATGGTGGATCAAGTCTACGACGATGAAGACTCAGAAGATGAGTTTTACAAAGAGAAATACACTGTTCCTAGAGTAGGAACAAGGGTACGCCGTGGACCCCACTGGATATATGAGAACCAGGATTGTGAAAGTGCCGGAACAATTGTTTGA
- the LOC117680549 gene encoding uncharacterized protein isoform X5, which yields MSYFLSLKKNILDSKMQDSWESAPEEMWLGQAKFEAYKHKSMRYQRGRGTCVLFILDFSESMRGEGIKTLKRAVSDILDEFSKHPELDENVAVIVFGKETKFLQYYSNRYTTINQSIEDLEPIGASPLTAAFLLALGGLYEGSASTHVVGDFLLPPRVVVFTDGRLTNFADNGAKEHEADFFPSHQLLTPLFSITHRIGKNHPIYCFPIGDTPNISLLHTISIKSKGGQMLDTGRARWFGRYTLHYRTADTIYRMTNKTIVDRGILNNFVQSIMNGQAYQEEDLVS from the exons ATGTCCTATTtccttagtttaaaaaaaaatattttagactCCAAAATGCAG gaTTCTTGGGAAAGTGCGCCGGAGGAAATGTGGCTGGGTCAGGCCAAGTTTGAAGCTTATAAGC ATAAATCGATGCGCTATCAGAGAGGAAGGGGTACATGTGTTCTCTTTATCCTTGATTTCTCTGAAAGTATGCGAGGAGAAggaattaaaactttaaagcGAGCAGTATCAGATATTCTAGATG AATTTTCTAAACACCCAGAACTAGATGAGAACGTTGCCGTTATAGTTTTTGGGAAAGAGACGAAATTTCTACAATATTACTCAAATCGTTATACGACGATTAATCAAAGCATAG AAGATTTGGAGCCCATTGGCGCCTCTCCACTCACAGCGGCCTTTTTGCTAGCCCTAGGCGGTCTGTATGAGGGTTCAG CTAGCACACATGTAGTAGGAGACTTTCTGTTGCCTCCAAGGGTAGTTGTGTTTACAGACGGTAGACTTACAAATTTTGCTGATAACGGCGCAAAAGAACACGAAGCAGATTTCTTCCCCAGCCATCAA TTATTGACTCCGCTTTTTTCCATAACGCATCGGATTGGAAAAAACCATCCGATTTATTGCTTCCCCATTGGTGATACTCCTAATATT AGTTTACTACAcacaatttcaataaaatctaAAGGAGGTCAAATGTTGGACACTGGCAGGGCGAGATGGTTTGGAAGATATACACTTCATTAT AGAACAGCAGATACCATTTACAGAATGACAAACAAGACCATTGTGGATAGAGGGATCTTGAATAACTTTGTCCAGTCTATAATGAATGGGCAGGCATACCAGGAAGAGGATTTAGTGAGTTGA
- the LOC117680549 gene encoding uncharacterized protein isoform X6, protein MSYFLSLKKNILDSKMQDSWESAPEEMWLGQAKFEAYKHKSMRYQRGRGTCVLFILDFSESMRGEGIKTLKRAVSDILDEFSKHPELDENVAVIVFGKETKFLQYYSNRYTTINQSIEDLEPIGASPLTAAFLLALGGLYEGSASTHVVGDFLLPPRVVVFTDGRLTNFADNGAKEHEADFFPSHQLLTPLFSITHRIGKNHPIYCFPIGDTPNISLLHTISIKSKGGQMLDTGRARWFGRYTLHYNDKQDHCG, encoded by the exons ATGTCCTATTtccttagtttaaaaaaaaatattttagactCCAAAATGCAG gaTTCTTGGGAAAGTGCGCCGGAGGAAATGTGGCTGGGTCAGGCCAAGTTTGAAGCTTATAAGC ATAAATCGATGCGCTATCAGAGAGGAAGGGGTACATGTGTTCTCTTTATCCTTGATTTCTCTGAAAGTATGCGAGGAGAAggaattaaaactttaaagcGAGCAGTATCAGATATTCTAGATG AATTTTCTAAACACCCAGAACTAGATGAGAACGTTGCCGTTATAGTTTTTGGGAAAGAGACGAAATTTCTACAATATTACTCAAATCGTTATACGACGATTAATCAAAGCATAG AAGATTTGGAGCCCATTGGCGCCTCTCCACTCACAGCGGCCTTTTTGCTAGCCCTAGGCGGTCTGTATGAGGGTTCAG CTAGCACACATGTAGTAGGAGACTTTCTGTTGCCTCCAAGGGTAGTTGTGTTTACAGACGGTAGACTTACAAATTTTGCTGATAACGGCGCAAAAGAACACGAAGCAGATTTCTTCCCCAGCCATCAA TTATTGACTCCGCTTTTTTCCATAACGCATCGGATTGGAAAAAACCATCCGATTTATTGCTTCCCCATTGGTGATACTCCTAATATT AGTTTACTACAcacaatttcaataaaatctaAAGGAGGTCAAATGTTGGACACTGGCAGGGCGAGATGGTTTGGAAGATATACACTTCATTAT AATGACAAACAAGACCATTGTGGATAG